CGTCGATATCCCTGTCCTATCGTTATCAACGTGATCCTCCCACACTGAGTTCAGGTGCCCAACAGGCGTACCTGCCTCAAGGGCAAAACCAGGTAAGCCTCGCTTTCCAGTGGCCCTTCAGTCAGCGCGTCTATGGTATCGGGCGAATAGATTATTCGCTGCATACTGGTCCGATCCTGAATTCCGCAAATGAAACTGTGCAGGATTCGCGCCGGATTACCCAAGCCATCGCCGGTGTGGAGTACAAAGGCGACTGCTGCTGGACGGGTCGGGTAGTGTTCCAACGCTATGCCGTGGCGGCCGACGAGGTCAACACCGCGGTATTTTTCCAGCTGGAACTGACCGGCCTGGGCGCGCTGGGCACCGACCCCTTGAAACTGATGCGTCGCAGCATACCCGGCTACGAGTCGGTCAACCCGCCGCCGCAGCCTGGAACGACTTTCGAAAGGTATGAATGATGCGTAGTGTGTTTTTGCCGGCCAGCCTTACGCGCGCCGTCCTGATGCTGGTTGCCTGCGTCGCGCTGCCCATGGCGGCGGTCGCGCAATCGCAAGCCCCGTCCCACGGACGACCCGCCGCGCAAAACCGCAAACCGGCCGCGAAGCCGGCCGCGCCCGCGCCGGCGCCGGCTGACACGGCCGCCCCGTCGTCGGCCGCGCAAGGCGACCAGTTTGCCGACGGTATCGCGGCTGTAGTGAACAAAGACGTCATCACGATGCGGGAAGTCAACGAGGGTGTGAAGACCGCCACCCAGGAATTGAGCCGCCAGAACATCCAGTTGCCCGATGTGAAGGTCCTGCAGCGCCAGGTGCTGCAGCGCCTGATCATGGAAGACCTGCAGCGCCAGGAAGCCAAGCGCCTGAACATCCGTATCGACGATGCGCAAGTGGACCAGGCGATCGGCACCGTGGCCCAGCGCAACCAGATGTCGACGGAGCAGCTGCGCCAGGCCATCGAAAAACAAGGGGTCTCCTGGCAGGCCTATCGCAAGAATATTCGCAGCGAAGTGCTGGCGGATCGCCTGCGTCAGCGCACGGTCGACGCCAGCCTGGTGATTTCCGATGCGGACGTCGATGCCTTCCTCAAGGAGCAGCAGCGCCGCCAGGGCGCGCTGGGCGCGGCGCCCGCCGGGCCGGGACCGGCCGCCGCGGCCGCGCCGCAGGCCCAGGTGCCGGCCGGTCCGGAAATCGTCGGTCTGGCGCAGATCCTGGTACGTGTGCCGGAAAGCGCGTCGCGGGAACAGGTGGCCGGGCTGCGCAAGAAAGCAGAGGACATCCTGGCGCGCCTGAAGGGCGGCGCCGATTTCGCCAGCATCGCGGCCGCCAGCTCCGACGGTCCGGAAGCCTTGCAGGGCGGCGCGATGGGCGATCGGCCGCTGGAAGGCTGGCCCGATCTGTTCGTCAATGCCATTGGCAACCTGAAGAAGGGCGACATATCGGGCATTATCCAGAGCGGTAACGGCTTCCATATCCTGAAGGTGCTGGACCGTCGCGCTGCCGGCGCGCCCGCGCCGGCGCGCAATCCTGCGCAGACGCCGGCCACGGCGCCCGCCGCGCCGCCGCCCAACCCCAGCTCGGACGGTGCCGTCCCGCTGCCGCAAGGGCCCGTGCAGGTCACCCAGACGCATGCGCGGCATATCCTGATCAAGACCTCCGCCGTCATGACCGACGACGAGGCGCGCCAGCGCCTGGAGCTGCTGCGCCAGCGTATCGTCGAGGGCCATGAAGATTTCGGCGCCCTGGCCAGGCAGAATTCGCAGGATGCCACGGCGCCGCAAGGCGGCGATCTGGGATGGCTCAATCCCGGCGAGACCGTTCCGGAATTCGAACAGGCCATGAATGCCTTGCAGCCCGGTCAGGTCAGCGAGCCCATCCATAGCCGCTTCGGATGGCACCTCATCCAGGTACTGGAGCGTCGGCAAAAAGACGTCAAGGACGAGGTCGAACGCCTGCAGGCACGCCGCGTGTTGTTCGAACGGCGTTCGGAACTGGCCTTCGACGATTACCTGGAACAGCTGCGCGACCAGGCTTATATCGATAACCGGCTGGAAAAGCGGGACCAGCAGGCCAGCCAGGACAGCGGTACGCGATAAGCCTGCCTTCGTTTCATCGACACATGCCCCAGCACCAGGCGCGTAAAAGGTTCGGACAGCATTTCCTGGTCGACGAGGGCGTCATCGACGCCATCGTCCGTGCCATAGGGCCCGCTCCGGACGATTGCATGATCGAAATCGGCCCGGGCCTGTCGGCGCTGACGCGGCCCCTGCTGGCCCGCGTGCGGCGCTTGAACGTCGTCGAAATCGACCGGGACCTTGCCGAACGCCTGCGGCGCGACCATGCGCCCGACCGTCTCGCGGTTGTCGAGGCGGATGCACTGACGGTGGATTTCTCGCAGTTCGGCAACGACCTGCGTATCGTCGGCAATCTGCCGTACAACATTTCCAGCCCCATCCTGTTCCATCTAATGACGGTCAGCGAGCGGGTGCGGGACCAGCATTTCATGCTGCAGCGTGAAGTCATCGATCGCATGGCGGCGCATCCATCGTCGTCCGATTATGGACGGCTGTCGGTGATGCTGCAGTCGCGCTACCGCATCGAAAAGCTTTTCGACGTTCCGCCGGAAGCCTTCGACCCGCCGCCGCGGGTTGTCTCCGCGGTCGTGCGCATGGTGCCGTTGCCGGCGGACCGCATCCGGCCGCGCAGCGAAGCGGCGCTGGAGCAGGTCGTGGCGCGCGCATTCGCGCAGCGGCGCAAAATGCTGCGCCGGGCCCTGGCGGAATGGGCGCCGCACGTGCCTTGGGACGATCTGGGCATCGCGCCCACCGCGCGCGCCGAAGAAGTTCCCGTGGAAAAATTCATCGCCCTGGCGGACGTCTTGCTCAGTGCCGGGCTGGTCGGGCCCGATCGGCCGCATAGCGCGGAACTGGACGCCTGACCCAAGCCCGGGCGCTCACGCGCCGCACCAGCGCGCGCTACGCATCGCCAAGCCGGGACAAGGCAGCCCTTTACCGTTGGCCTCCCGCGAGGAACAAACGTGTGGCGTCGCGTGCCCGGTCGGTCAGCAGTTCCGCGGCCTGCGCGCAAGCCTGCGCCAGCGTCATCGGCCCAGCGGCCAGGCTGTACGCCGCCGTGATGCCGGCTTCGTAGAGCTTGTCGTAACCCGGTCCCAGCGAGCCGGCCAGGGCCACCACCGGCACGCCGGCCTGTTTCGCGATACGCGCCACGCCGGCCGGCGTCTTGCCGTGCAGGGTCTGTTCGTCCATGCGTCCTTCACCGGTAAATGCCAGCGTCGCGCCACGCATGGCCTCGGCCAATCCACCGAGCTCGGCGACCACCTCGACGCCGGGGCGGAATGCCGCGTTCAGGAATGCATGAGCGGCAAAGCCGAGACCGCCGGCGGCGCCGGCGCCGGGCCGGTCGCGTTCGTCGCGCCCGAGCGTTCGTGCGCAC
The window above is part of the Bordetella genomosp. 11 genome. Proteins encoded here:
- a CDS encoding peptidylprolyl isomerase, whose translation is MMRSVFLPASLTRAVLMLVACVALPMAAVAQSQAPSHGRPAAQNRKPAAKPAAPAPAPADTAAPSSAAQGDQFADGIAAVVNKDVITMREVNEGVKTATQELSRQNIQLPDVKVLQRQVLQRLIMEDLQRQEAKRLNIRIDDAQVDQAIGTVAQRNQMSTEQLRQAIEKQGVSWQAYRKNIRSEVLADRLRQRTVDASLVISDADVDAFLKEQQRRQGALGAAPAGPGPAAAAAPQAQVPAGPEIVGLAQILVRVPESASREQVAGLRKKAEDILARLKGGADFASIAAASSDGPEALQGGAMGDRPLEGWPDLFVNAIGNLKKGDISGIIQSGNGFHILKVLDRRAAGAPAPARNPAQTPATAPAAPPPNPSSDGAVPLPQGPVQVTQTHARHILIKTSAVMTDDEARQRLELLRQRIVEGHEDFGALARQNSQDATAPQGGDLGWLNPGETVPEFEQAMNALQPGQVSEPIHSRFGWHLIQVLERRQKDVKDEVERLQARRVLFERRSELAFDDYLEQLRDQAYIDNRLEKRDQQASQDSGTR
- the rsmA gene encoding 16S rRNA (adenine(1518)-N(6)/adenine(1519)-N(6))-dimethyltransferase RsmA, whose product is MPQHQARKRFGQHFLVDEGVIDAIVRAIGPAPDDCMIEIGPGLSALTRPLLARVRRLNVVEIDRDLAERLRRDHAPDRLAVVEADALTVDFSQFGNDLRIVGNLPYNISSPILFHLMTVSERVRDQHFMLQREVIDRMAAHPSSSDYGRLSVMLQSRYRIEKLFDVPPEAFDPPPRVVSAVVRMVPLPADRIRPRSEAALEQVVARAFAQRRKMLRRALAEWAPHVPWDDLGIAPTARAEEVPVEKFIALADVLLSAGLVGPDRPHSAELDA